A single region of the Palaemon carinicauda isolate YSFRI2023 chromosome 17, ASM3689809v2, whole genome shotgun sequence genome encodes:
- the LOC137656283 gene encoding zinc finger MYM-type protein 1-like: MSLGDTICHKRGFQGWAKNFNKSLQGSKVTVSGMLEAAEVTIKNLQSLRCEHKFKRLFEEAEQKLHLCDLDAIPLPRKKKIPKRLDQGLGFASNYCHDSAEEFYRVEFFSVIDAAVLNIKEYFTSTDLTEYQDLSSVLLTGTHKPEIITKYLELNESLNQQLDFFHNQFKESTVEDYRKIFADMVPEVRRMFPQVEALLRLLLVSPASSCTAERSFSALRRLKTWLRSSMSQQRLNHLMICHVHRDRLATLSPQAIAEEFIRAELQKTNEGPFLVDSN, encoded by the exons ATGAGCCTGGGAGACACTATATGCCAcaagcgaggattccaggggtgggcca AAAACTTCAACAAGAGCCTACAAGGATCAAAAGTGACAGTATCTGGAATGCTAGAAGCTGCAGAGGTTACCATAAAGAACCTACAGTCACTTCGATGCGAGCACAAATTCAAGAgattatttgaagaagcagaacaGAAGCTCCATCTGTGTGACCTAGACGcaattcctcttccaagaaagaaaaaaataccaaagaggCTAGACCAAGGATTAGGATTTGCCTCTAACTACTGTCATGACTCAGCTGAAGAGTTTTATCGAGTTGAGTTCTTCAGTGTTATTGATGCTGCCGTACTGAACATTAAAGAATACTTCACTTCCACTGATCTCACCGAGTATCAAGATTTATCGTCAGTACTGTTGACTGGGACACATAAGCCAGAAATTATCACTAAGTATCTAGAACTCAATGAATCTCTGAATCAGCAACTCGATTTCTTCCACAACCAGTTTAAGGAGTCAACAGTTGAAGATTATAGAAAGATCTTCGCAGATATGGTACCAGAAGTTCGCCGAATGTTTCCTCAGGTAGAAGCATTGTTACGCCTTTTACTTGTCTCCCCAGCAAGTTCCTGCACAGCTGAGAGGTCATTCAGTGCTCTCAGACGATTGAAGACATGGTTACGTAGCAGTATGAGTCAGCAACGCCTTAACCACCTCATGATTTGCCATGTACATCGTGACCGTCTAGCTACCTTAAGTCCACAGGCGATTGCTGAGGAGTTCATCCGAGCAGAACTTCAGAAGACAAACGAAGGACCATTTTTGGTAGATTCTAACTAA